One Candidatus Culexarchaeum yellowstonense genomic region harbors:
- a CDS encoding ATP-binding protein: MGLKLTIENFKSIKGLELLLDDLTVLVGPPAAGKSNILDALAIMGCFHKFKVLDREYRNSAVNLEPLWLVARFRELYQLFRYYELTKTVKLMMSGDVSLSCEISYVAGAPKILINGKQLPWDLKTFRNDSMSEVQNFVKTLSSFEARVYGFDRYGLMSEFYQQPNLPHGLHICLSDLSKSRDTPYSILSEFGWNAPYIVRRHPNAVNSINELLKEYIGERLELEVRRTGEALVFDGNLEMDAVGVSETVFRTLYTLLALESSLFYAKYYGLEGKFVVLLEEPEAHVFPYFLNMLAEHIGRVVGNVYVVVSTHNPLFVSRLQDCVKNLRTYYVYRGVDGSTSACMLDVDKMARDLATIEDVLLGPPHEVLGKYAVEGVKGAEGRIGAG; this comes from the coding sequence TTGGGTCTTAAGCTTACTATTGAGAATTTTAAGAGCATTAAAGGGTTGGAGTTATTGTTGGATGATTTGACTGTACTCGTTGGGCCTCCAGCTGCAGGTAAATCCAACATACTTGATGCTTTGGCAATAATGGGTTGCTTCCACAAATTTAAGGTTTTGGATAGGGAGTATAGGAATTCTGCAGTTAATTTGGAGCCTTTGTGGCTTGTCGCTAGATTTAGGGAGTTATATCAACTCTTTAGGTACTATGAATTGACTAAGACGGTGAAGCTGATGATGTCTGGAGATGTGAGTTTGAGTTGTGAAATTTCGTATGTAGCGGGAGCGCCGAAGATTTTAATAAATGGCAAGCAGTTGCCGTGGGATTTGAAAACATTTAGGAATGATTCTATGAGTGAGGTGCAGAATTTCGTTAAAACGTTATCATCTTTTGAGGCTAGGGTATATGGGTTTGACAGGTATGGTTTGATGAGTGAATTTTATCAGCAACCTAATTTGCCACATGGTCTTCATATTTGCCTCTCGGATCTTTCAAAGTCTAGGGACACTCCATATAGTATATTGAGTGAGTTTGGTTGGAATGCTCCATATATAGTTCGGAGGCATCCTAATGCTGTTAATAGCATTAATGAGTTGTTGAAGGAGTATATAGGTGAGAGATTGGAGCTTGAGGTGCGTAGAACGGGTGAAGCGCTGGTTTTTGATGGTAACCTTGAAATGGATGCTGTTGGGGTTTCTGAAACGGTTTTTAGGACTCTCTACACCCTCTTAGCCCTTGAGTCTTCGTTGTTTTATGCAAAGTATTATGGTCTTGAGGGGAAGTTTGTGGTGCTTCTTGAGGAGCCTGAGGCGCATGTCTTCCCATACTTTTTAAACATGCTTGCGGAGCATATTGGTAGAGTTGTGGGTAATGTTTATGTTGTTGTTTCCACTCATAATCCACTCTTCGTTTCACGATTGCAGGATTGTGTGAAGAATTTGAGGACTTATTATGTTTATAGGGGTGTTGATGGATCCACGTCTGCCTGCATGTTGGATGTTGATAAGATGGCTAGGGATTTGGCTACCATAGAGGATGTGCTATTAGGACCTCCCCATGAGGTTTTGGGGAAGTATGCTGTAGAGGGTGTTAAGGGTGCTGAGGGTAGGATTGGTGCTGGCTGA